A DNA window from Pseudoalteromonas spongiae UST010723-006 contains the following coding sequences:
- a CDS encoding potassium channel family protein, with protein sequence MAHYTVIGLGRFGIAASLELISLGHTVTGVDRDIKLVEKYAGQLTQAIMCDSKDEAALNELNLLSSDTVLVAIGEDMQSSLLCTLALKNLGVEQIWVKASTKAHHTIVSKLGVQRIIHPEEEMGVRVAQMLNYPMVNNYLPLGDGIYVVEIHIKATFNGITLESLLSNVKNSAHAILIKRAKDVISHISLDFVVKENDTLLLFGTRAELKSLASRLA encoded by the coding sequence ATGGCGCACTACACAGTGATAGGACTTGGCCGCTTTGGTATTGCCGCAAGTCTTGAATTAATCTCACTTGGCCACACCGTTACCGGTGTTGATCGAGATATAAAATTAGTTGAAAAATATGCAGGCCAGTTAACTCAGGCAATTATGTGTGATTCAAAAGATGAGGCAGCGCTTAATGAGTTGAACTTATTAAGCAGTGATACCGTACTTGTGGCGATTGGTGAAGATATGCAGTCCAGCCTGTTATGCACTTTAGCGCTGAAAAATTTGGGCGTTGAGCAAATATGGGTTAAAGCCAGCACCAAAGCCCACCATACCATAGTGTCAAAATTAGGGGTGCAAAGAATTATCCACCCCGAAGAGGAGATGGGGGTAAGGGTCGCACAAATGCTAAATTACCCAATGGTTAATAATTATCTTCCCCTTGGTGATGGAATATATGTGGTAGAGATCCATATTAAAGCAACATTCAACGGCATTACCTTAGAAAGCTTATTAAGCAACGTAAAAAATAGTGCGCATGCGATTTTAATAAAGCGCGCGAAGGATGTGATATCACATATCTCATTAGATTTTGTTGTAAAAGAGAACGATACTTTACTGCTTTTCGGTACGCGTGCTGAATTAAAGAGCTTGGCATCAAGGTTGGCATAA
- a CDS encoding response regulator, which produces MKRKVLVVDDTEQIHTFIRISLVTEGFDYIGAYTISSAMTQFLAEQPDIVVLDLGLPDGDGLTLLQHIRQTSKVPILILTARDQEEEKVRLLEAGANDYLSKPFGVKELMVRLKVLLRDLVGLSQSSDSLQYEQSRLSTSTRECWLGERKISLTKKEFSFMVMMLERKGELVHQTELLTRLWGETHAHDTHYLRILVRQLRKKFNDNANQPSVIKTETGVGYRLVNAQGKT; this is translated from the coding sequence ATGAAGCGCAAAGTATTAGTAGTAGATGATACGGAGCAGATCCATACCTTTATTCGCATATCTTTGGTAACAGAAGGGTTTGACTATATCGGTGCCTATACAATTTCATCTGCGATGACGCAATTTTTGGCAGAGCAGCCCGACATCGTGGTATTAGATCTAGGGTTACCCGATGGTGATGGTTTGACGCTACTACAGCATATAAGACAAACCAGTAAAGTACCGATATTGATTTTAACGGCGCGCGACCAAGAAGAAGAAAAAGTACGCTTGCTTGAAGCCGGGGCGAATGACTACTTAAGCAAACCATTCGGTGTTAAAGAGTTAATGGTGCGGCTTAAAGTATTGCTGAGGGATTTGGTTGGCTTATCTCAGTCATCGGATAGCTTACAGTATGAACAGTCACGTTTGTCGACTAGCACGCGAGAATGTTGGTTGGGAGAGCGTAAAATCAGTCTCACGAAAAAGGAATTTTCATTTATGGTAATGATGCTTGAACGCAAAGGCGAACTTGTTCATCAAACCGAGTTGTTAACACGTCTGTGGGGCGAAACCCACGCTCACGACACTCACTATTTACGTATTTTGGTACGTCAATTACGTAAAAAATTTAATGATAACGCGAATCAGCCGAGCGTAATTAAAACCGAGACGGGTGTTGGTTATCGCTTAGTCAACGCTCAGGGTAAAACCTGA
- a CDS encoding sensor histidine kinase produces the protein MVNSYFSDCKYLVLVVCCIAILISFLLGQWLHSTTVVLLILQLSIVFVALNYSSRMVYSAAIFEAIAFNFLHTAPRYSLQMFHIADVINLAVFIAVAFCTSELAKRYRTQQSNLKQVQLRNQILLSVSHDLRTPLAGIIGNLSTLKRYYSQLTQQQVTELLDSATVESHRLHHYIENLLHATKLQHGEIQMVKHVESVVDVLTNAMERLGDRRSKVHVTVKIGQTSTLMSTALLEQAIFNVLDNAVIYSFDRQPVEVSVYRTHHHLAIDVFNQCDGFKPEMANQVFNLFYSEKKLKNADSGIGLGLCVAKGIVEAHQGSMHCQAVNGGCLISLTLPCYEQGENE, from the coding sequence ATGGTTAACAGCTATTTTAGTGACTGCAAGTACCTTGTACTTGTGGTCTGTTGTATCGCAATTTTAATTTCTTTTTTGTTAGGTCAGTGGCTGCACTCAACCACTGTTGTTTTACTGATTTTGCAGCTTTCAATCGTTTTTGTGGCGTTAAATTACTCATCTAGGATGGTGTATAGCGCGGCCATTTTTGAGGCGATTGCGTTTAATTTTTTACACACCGCACCACGTTATTCGCTACAGATGTTTCATATTGCCGATGTGATTAATTTAGCGGTATTTATTGCGGTCGCTTTTTGTACTTCGGAACTTGCAAAGCGTTATCGCACGCAACAGTCAAATCTCAAGCAAGTGCAGCTGCGCAATCAGATATTACTCTCGGTTTCACATGATTTACGTACGCCACTGGCTGGTATTATTGGTAATTTAAGTACTTTAAAGCGCTATTATAGCCAATTAACTCAGCAGCAAGTTACTGAATTGCTTGATAGCGCCACAGTCGAAAGCCACCGTTTACATCATTACATTGAAAACTTATTGCATGCGACAAAGTTGCAACATGGCGAAATACAAATGGTAAAACATGTTGAATCGGTGGTGGATGTACTGACAAATGCTATGGAGCGTTTAGGTGATAGGCGGAGCAAGGTGCATGTTACCGTAAAAATAGGGCAAACCAGCACGTTAATGAGTACAGCATTGCTAGAGCAAGCGATCTTTAACGTACTTGATAATGCAGTCATCTACTCATTCGATAGACAGCCGGTTGAGGTTAGTGTTTATCGTACGCATCACCATTTAGCGATTGATGTATTTAATCAATGCGACGGGTTTAAACCAGAAATGGCAAACCAAGTCTTCAATTTGTTTTATTCAGAAAAGAAATTAAAAAATGCTGATTCAGGTATCGGTTTAGGGCTGTGTGTTGCAAAAGGAATTGTTGAAGCGCATCAAGGTAGTATGCATTGCCAAGCCGTAAATGGAGGGTGTTTGATATCGCTCACTTTACCTTGTTATGAACAGGGAGAAAATGAATGA
- a CDS encoding DUF6768 family protein — protein MNIDERIVKQLDADSAEIDRILAEQNNGLGALLNAGLKGAMRPWFILVNVLVLINFLGLAYLVYQFFTQTADTQIFWGVLAIFSFQFHIAAKSWLYNEMNRSSLMREIKRLEVAVNDLKVATSKSE, from the coding sequence ATGAATATTGATGAAAGAATTGTTAAACAACTCGATGCAGATTCAGCTGAAATCGACCGCATTTTGGCGGAACAAAATAATGGGCTAGGTGCATTGCTAAATGCGGGTTTAAAAGGCGCGATGCGACCTTGGTTTATATTAGTAAATGTTTTAGTACTAATAAATTTTCTCGGGCTCGCTTACCTTGTCTATCAATTTTTTACGCAAACAGCAGATACGCAAATATTTTGGGGGGTACTCGCGATTTTCAGTTTTCAATTTCATATTGCAGCTAAAAGTTGGCTTTATAACGAAATGAATCGAAGTAGTTTAATGCGTGAAATAAAGCGCCTTGAAGTGGCGGTTAATGACTTAAAAGTTGCAACAAGTAAGTCGGAGTGA
- a CDS encoding RNA polymerase sigma factor → MHQAQEELLVLAAQSGNTKAFTYLCRHYQKAVTRFAYKLSNDPQIVHDAVQNAWLKIANNLHKLNDPRAFKSWLFKAVRWSVYDLMRAAKRDKETIANDIDVLDIVASTKPESLELGSLIEQLPDIDKQVIHLFYLEEMQLIQIAEVLEVPLGTVKSRLYRARKALQKSVEDKQDEY, encoded by the coding sequence ATGCATCAAGCGCAGGAAGAGTTACTGGTTTTAGCGGCTCAATCAGGGAACACTAAAGCGTTCACCTATCTGTGTCGTCACTACCAAAAAGCCGTAACTCGCTTTGCGTATAAACTATCGAATGACCCGCAAATAGTGCATGATGCGGTGCAAAATGCATGGTTAAAAATCGCTAATAATCTTCACAAATTAAATGACCCTAGAGCATTTAAAAGTTGGTTGTTCAAAGCAGTCCGCTGGAGCGTATATGACTTAATGCGCGCAGCAAAGCGAGATAAAGAGACTATCGCAAACGATATAGATGTGCTTGATATTGTCGCGTCAACTAAACCTGAAAGCTTAGAACTCGGGTCCTTGATAGAGCAGCTTCCAGATATAGATAAGCAGGTTATACATTTGTTCTATTTGGAAGAAATGCAATTGATACAAATAGCCGAGGTATTAGAAGTACCGCTAGGTACGGTTAAATCGAGGCTATACCGTGCCAGAAAAGCGTTACAAAAGAGTGTAGAGGATAAGCAAGATGAATATTGA